Proteins from one Porites lutea chromosome 3, jaPorLute2.1, whole genome shotgun sequence genomic window:
- the LOC140929752 gene encoding uncharacterized protein: MALKPEDACSGSEFQLDFGTNMSFQQATGNRSPPEPRKRTAQHDKGHPRNGEAFIQPGPPKKQKGMHSTHLPGQERNQNNTMSPSAQTGSHTEQGGSFMHQDNSHLGGSDDKARLEAVLRDLGQDMKMIYLKWAQPFAEGEAFEGFCPARLDELLKEALRLEQHLKNQKERLRERLTLITRTLQAPVL; this comes from the exons ATGGCCTTGAAACCTGAAGATGCTTGCAGCGGCAGCGAGTTTCAGTTAGACTTTGGTACAAATATGAGCTTCCAACAAGCCACTGGGAATCGTAGTCCGCCGGAGCCACGAAAGAGGACAGCACAACACGATAAAGGGCATCCACGAAATGGCGAGGCATTTATTCAACCAGGTCCACCCAAGAAGCAAAAGGGAATGCATTCAACACAC ttACCAGGACAGGAACGCAATCAAAATAATACGATGAGTCCTTCCGCTCAAACTGGATCGCATACAGAGCAAGGAG GGTCTTTCATGCACCAGGATAACAGTCATTTAGGAGGTAGCGATGACAAAGCGAGGCTTGAAGCAGTATTACGAG ACCTTGGACaagatatgaaaatgatttatttGAAATGGGCACAGCCTTTTGC AGAGGGCGAGGCTTTTGAAGGGTTTTGTCCCGCAAGACTTGACGAGCTATTGAAAGAGGCGTTGAGGTTGGAACAGCACCTCAAGAATCAAAAAGAACGTTTGAGGGAGAGGTTAACCCTAATTACACGAACTTTACAGGCACCAGTGTTGTAA